A stretch of the Tepidisphaeraceae bacterium genome encodes the following:
- a CDS encoding sugar-binding protein: MRIALEPTTHQGNWGGSEAGRGTIDSPVKLVSLTLTAPTGFEGPGTVLMGTVRRNEVTASDVPFGERMNSVTVNVTGPRKAAIITKGEERELKVHLANDGGFPVPLSLSAALRSYDRQTAQWSHGEQVTLEPGEKASVPFNLALPQMGWWSYELTMADGSDSANVKKVEGTVAYIDAVGPRPRTPDDFQFGIGGMGASDDTAAAGVLIGGDWTRGGLNWNEVEKVQGTFDWRKLDEQVARAEQFGYAYQHLLGYGNIWAARPGYVEKYKPKDGWWANTLAPQLEPWRNFVRTAAERYKGRVHYWEIWNEPDLSGFFKGTTDDYIELLRTAHAEIKSADPQAKVWTAGFATVGGHGGHNLNQGLQRRVIAEAQDAFDAIAHHEHGTFRGFQQAIDGELADMMKALRSPKPLAFNETAIDAQRGLEFQARTLVKKITYAKARGGKYYSWFHIYRSNDHEGFGMLNNDFQPRPIYPAFNEVVRQLRNKAYLADAPLGAGRYALQFGDGTDQVIVAWREDDDVADALAAVRLPTGATATRVDTMGNGTPLGTADSSGTAMFAIAEEPAYIVVRGAGKKALPVELVLSPLANVPDDRSDVLQVTAVSLNQLPVMATVGTSGELKDGAVEVPLPDDVDGKPASAVMLNVSVAGAQHALRIPIKRTVTVPLASPDGRRPDFLLQDPEQIVSFFKNDPGTAHRDWKGPADLSARAWLAIEDGALRVRVDVSDDRAHQPFTGNDIWKADSLQIGIQPPGAAGFYEIGVAARPDGAGQGQVVVLNRPSGAPTGDLNKNATVTATSREGGVLYELSLPLAGVGLTDTAIQDGFRFNLIVNDSDNDGAGRDGFIQVAPGIGLFKDAQLFPIVRFR, translated from the coding sequence GTGCGCATCGCGCTCGAACCGACGACGCACCAAGGCAACTGGGGCGGCAGCGAAGCGGGGCGCGGCACGATCGATTCGCCGGTAAAACTCGTATCGCTCACGCTGACGGCCCCCACAGGGTTTGAGGGCCCGGGAACGGTGCTCATGGGCACCGTCCGCCGCAACGAAGTGACCGCCAGTGACGTGCCGTTCGGTGAACGGATGAACAGCGTTACGGTCAACGTAACCGGTCCGCGCAAGGCGGCCATCATCACCAAAGGGGAAGAGCGCGAGCTGAAGGTTCATCTCGCGAACGACGGCGGATTCCCCGTCCCGCTGTCACTTAGTGCCGCGCTGCGGTCGTACGACCGGCAGACCGCGCAGTGGTCGCACGGCGAGCAGGTAACGCTTGAGCCGGGGGAGAAGGCGTCGGTCCCATTCAACCTCGCGCTGCCGCAGATGGGGTGGTGGTCGTACGAATTAACCATGGCTGACGGAAGCGATTCAGCGAACGTCAAAAAGGTCGAGGGCACCGTCGCCTACATCGACGCCGTCGGCCCACGGCCACGGACGCCCGACGACTTCCAGTTTGGCATCGGCGGCATGGGCGCCTCCGATGACACCGCCGCCGCTGGCGTTCTGATCGGTGGTGACTGGACGCGTGGCGGGTTGAACTGGAACGAGGTTGAGAAGGTCCAAGGGACGTTTGACTGGCGCAAGCTGGACGAACAGGTTGCGCGTGCGGAACAGTTCGGCTACGCCTATCAGCACCTCCTGGGCTACGGCAATATCTGGGCTGCCCGCCCCGGCTACGTGGAAAAGTACAAGCCGAAAGACGGGTGGTGGGCCAACACGCTCGCCCCTCAACTCGAACCGTGGCGCAACTTCGTCCGCACCGCGGCCGAACGTTACAAGGGGCGAGTTCACTACTGGGAGATCTGGAACGAGCCGGACCTGTCCGGGTTCTTCAAGGGCACGACCGACGACTACATCGAACTGCTGCGGACTGCCCACGCGGAGATCAAGTCGGCCGACCCACAGGCCAAGGTCTGGACGGCCGGCTTTGCCACGGTGGGTGGCCACGGTGGCCACAATCTGAACCAAGGCTTGCAGCGGCGCGTGATCGCCGAGGCGCAGGATGCGTTCGACGCCATCGCCCATCATGAGCACGGCACCTTCCGCGGATTCCAACAGGCCATTGACGGGGAACTTGCGGACATGATGAAGGCGTTGCGGTCGCCAAAGCCACTGGCCTTCAACGAGACCGCCATCGATGCCCAGCGCGGGCTTGAGTTCCAGGCTCGCACACTGGTGAAGAAGATCACCTACGCCAAGGCGCGCGGTGGGAAGTACTACTCGTGGTTCCACATCTATCGGTCGAACGACCACGAAGGCTTCGGAATGTTGAACAACGACTTCCAGCCGCGCCCGATCTATCCGGCATTTAACGAGGTCGTTCGACAGCTGCGCAACAAGGCGTACCTGGCCGACGCGCCGCTGGGCGCCGGGCGATATGCGCTGCAGTTCGGCGACGGTACCGATCAGGTGATCGTCGCCTGGCGCGAGGACGATGATGTCGCCGACGCGTTGGCGGCCGTGCGCCTGCCGACCGGCGCGACGGCCACGCGCGTCGATACCATGGGAAACGGAACACCGTTAGGCACCGCCGATAGCTCGGGGACTGCAATGTTCGCAATTGCCGAGGAACCGGCGTACATCGTCGTGAGGGGTGCGGGCAAGAAGGCCCTGCCCGTCGAGCTCGTGCTGTCGCCGCTGGCGAACGTGCCGGACGACCGATCGGACGTGCTGCAGGTGACTGCCGTAAGTCTAAATCAGTTGCCCGTGATGGCTACCGTCGGCACTTCGGGTGAGCTGAAGGACGGTGCCGTGGAGGTGCCGCTGCCGGACGATGTTGATGGCAAACCGGCGTCGGCGGTGATGCTGAACGTGTCTGTCGCCGGTGCACAGCATGCGCTGCGCATACCGATCAAACGCACCGTCACGGTTCCACTCGCATCGCCCGACGGTCGCAGGCCAGATTTTCTGCTGCAGGACCCGGAGCAGATCGTCAGCTTCTTCAAAAATGACCCCGGCACCGCCCACCGCGACTGGAAGGGCCCAGCCGACCTCAGTGCTCGTGCGTGGCTCGCGATCGAAGATGGCGCGCTGCGTGTGCGCGTCGACGTCAGCGACGATCGCGCGCACCAACCGTTCACCGGCAACGACATCTGGAAGGCCGATAGCTTGCAGATCGGCATCCAACCGCCCGGGGCGGCCGGCTTCTACGAGATCGGCGTCGCGGCTCGTCCTGATGGTGCTGGCCAAGGGCAGGTTGTTGTGCTCAACCGTCCGAGTGGCGCGCCGACGGGGGATCTGAACAAGAACGCCACCGTGACCGCTACGTCCCGTGAAGGCGGAGTCTTGTATGAGCTTTCGCTTCCGCTCGCAGGCGTCGGATTGACCGACACGGCGATTCAGGACGGCTTCCGGTTCAACCTGATCGTCAACGACAGCGACAACGACGGCGCCGGCCGCGACGGTTTTATACAGGTCGCACCGGGCATCGGCCTGTTCAAGGACGCCCAGCTGTTTCCCATCGTCCGGTTTCGTTGA